A genomic stretch from Tissierellales bacterium includes:
- a CDS encoding iron ABC transporter permease, which produces MNKKYLNLKSVFGLVVVGLCIAVFMAAIRAITIGTVDIEAGKVLDVILAKWNPSDYPEKYSNGTLHDVIWLIRMPRVVLACFVGMALAVVGVVMQAIVKNPLADPYILGISSGASLGATLAILLGIGSVMGGNFVGIMAFIGAFLISIGVLMISNIGGKSNSVRLLLAGMALSAVCSSLSSLVIFFAKDREGIKSITYWLMGSLAGAKWSQISFIVPFIVLGVLFFISQYRTLNLMLLGDDVSVTLGKDLYNYRRVYLVITSLMMGMVVYCSGMIGFVGLIIPHIGRMIFGTDHKRLIIISALLGALFMILADTLSRTILPHTELPIGILISAVGAPCFIWLLCKKSYGFGGDKS; this is translated from the coding sequence ATGAATAAGAAATACTTAAATCTAAAGAGTGTATTTGGATTGGTTGTAGTGGGACTGTGTATAGCTGTTTTTATGGCAGCTATACGTGCTATAACCATTGGAACTGTAGATATTGAGGCTGGAAAGGTGCTTGATGTAATACTTGCAAAGTGGAATCCATCTGATTATCCTGAGAAGTACTCAAATGGTACACTTCACGATGTCATATGGCTCATAAGGATGCCGAGAGTTGTGCTTGCTTGTTTTGTTGGAATGGCTCTAGCGGTTGTGGGTGTGGTCATGCAGGCGATAGTCAAAAACCCTCTAGCAGATCCATATATTTTAGGGATATCATCGGGAGCATCTCTAGGAGCGACGCTTGCTATACTATTGGGGATAGGTAGTGTAATGGGTGGTAATTTTGTTGGAATAATGGCTTTTATAGGCGCATTTTTGATTTCAATAGGAGTGCTCATGATTTCAAATATCGGAGGAAAATCAAATTCGGTTAGACTGCTATTAGCTGGCATGGCACTTAGTGCTGTTTGTTCATCTCTTTCTAGTTTGGTTATATTCTTTGCAAAGGATAGAGAGGGCATAAAGTCTATTACATATTGGCTGATGGGGAGTTTGGCAGGGGCGAAATGGTCTCAGATAAGTTTTATAGTTCCCTTTATTGTTTTGGGAGTTTTGTTTTTTATAAGTCAGTATAGAACGCTCAATTTGATGCTTTTAGGGGATGATGTTTCTGTTACTCTCGGCAAGGATCTCTACAACTACAGACGAGTTTATTTGGTAATAACATCGCTTATGATGGGTATGGTAGTGTATTGTTCTGGAATGATTGGATTTGTAGGTCTTATAATACCTCATATTGGGAGGATGATATTTGGAACAGACCACAAAAGGCTTATAATTATATCTGCACTTTTGGGTGCGCTTTTCATGATACTTGCAGATACTCTATCTAGAACGATACTACCCCATACAGAGCTGCCAATAGGGATACTTATTTCAGCAGTTGGTGCGCCTTGTTTTATTTGGCTACTTTGCAAGAAGTCTTATGGATTTGGGGGCGATAAGTCATGA